In the Colletotrichum lupini chromosome 1, complete sequence genome, one interval contains:
- a CDS encoding glycosyl hydrolase family 3, which produces MLPSATGMGATFNAELLHKVGNLLGEEARARGVHVLLAPTICLQRSPLFGRGFEAFAEDPFLSGILGAAYINGVQERGVATSVKHYAAHDQSDNSIEDNVCMTQRTLREIHLMPFQLVMRDSDPWTFMTSYNKINGIHVSEDPLLLKQVLRDEWGFKGLVMSDWFGTYSTSEAINAGLDLEMPGPTQWRGKCLSLAVNSRKVARTTVDEAVRNVLNLVNKVKDTKPAGYFAASNTPEQQALIRQLVAESIVLLKNDCKVLPITKPKGKTIGLIGDHVKNPALSGGGSAEVEPYYSVTPYDAIVEAVGTENSQHKGFGWSVEIFEENPDENPNAEVLVTAHAQKELIDVPESFHASLPKKFYVRARATYTPSVTSPFRLGFSTSGKGKLKVDGKDVIDLWTDQPPKTGPTPCFNRLSMEKFCNIDVVEGLTLELEVVQVNEDLSGGVGTALTLAGRVGGFELIDEEVAIKEAANLAKEVDIPIVVTGLSSDFEYEGADRKHLRLPGRVDDLIEAVLQANPNAVIITQSGCPIEMPWESKAATLVHAWFGGQETGHGLADVLFGKANPSGRLSQTFPVSIKHTPAYLSFSKSDYDIVYGEGVFIGHRYYESVDRDPLFYFGQGLSYSKFEYSKLEVPKTFEPTEDYKMKVLVDVKNTGPYDGAEVVQVYIHDPESTLRRPVRELKAFSKPFLSVNETKTVEVVLDKYSLSYWSQERSRWIAEAGDYVVIIASSSKPQDEILRATFNLPETFFWEGV; this is translated from the exons ATGCTGCCCTCTGCCACTGGTATGGGCGCAACTTTCAACGCCGAATTATTGCACAAGGTCGGCAATCTTCTTGGAGAGGAGGCAAGAGCCAGAGGGGTGCATGTGCTGTTGGCACCTACCATCTGCCTCCAGCGTTCACCATTATTCGGACGTGGCTTCGAGGCGTTCGCCGAAGATCCCTTCCTGAGCGGTATTCTCGGAGCAGCCTACATCAACGGCGTGCAAGAACGAGGTGTTGCAACGAGTGTCAAGCATTATGCCGCGCACGATCAGTCGGACAATTCCATTGAAGACAATGTCTGCATGACGCAGCGGACTTTGAGGGAGATCCATCTCATGCCATTCCAACTCGTCATGCGCGACTCAGACCCCTGGACCTTTATGACCTCTTACAACAAGATCAATGGTATTCACGTTAGCGAAGACCCTTTGCTGCTGAAGCAGGTTCTTCGAGATGAATGGGGCTTCAAGGGACTCGTCATGAGCGACTGGTTTGGTACTTACAGCACCTCTGAAGCCATCAACGCCGGGCTGGATCTGGAGATGCCTGGGCCCACACAATGGAGAGGCAAGTGTCTAAGTCTAGCTGTCAACAGCCGCAAAGTCGCGCGTACGACAGTTGACGAGGCTGTTCGGAATGTTCTCAATTTGGTGAACAAAGTGAAGGATACGAAACCGGCTGGCTATTTCGCGGCGTCGAATACACCCGAGCAGCAGGCTCTGATTCGTCAACTGGTCGCTGAAAGCATCGTCTTGCTAAAGAATGATTGCAAGGTGCTCCCCATCACAAAACCAAAAGGGAAGACAATCGGATTGATTGGCGATCACGTCAAGAACCCTGCTTTGAGTGGAGGTGGCAGTGCAGAGGTTGAGCCTTACTACTCCGTGACACCTTACGATGCTATTGTCGAGGCAGTTGGAACGGAAAAC TCACAGCACAAAGGGTTTGGGTGGTCAGTTGAGATCTttgaggaaaatccggacgAGAACCCTAACGCAGAAGTACTGGTGACGGCTCACGCCCAGAAAGAACTCATAGATGTGCCAGAGAGTTTCCACGCGTCGCTTCCAAAGAAGTTTTACGTCAGAGCCCGGGCTACATACACGCCTTCCGTCACGAGCCCCTTCAGACTCGGCTTCAGTACATCGGGGAAGGGCAAGCTCAAAGTAGACGGGAAAGATGTCATTGATTTATGGACGGACCAGCCGCCGAAAACAGGGCCTACGCCTTGCTTCAACAGGCTATCCATGGAGAAGTTTTGCAACATAGATGTGGTTGAGGGTCTAACCCTCGAACTTGAGGTTGTTCAAGTAAACGAGGACCTCTCAGGAGGTGTTGGCACAGCTTTGACCCTTGCAGGCCGCGTTGGTGGATTTGAGCTCATTGATGAGGAGGTCGCCATCAAAGAAGCTGCAAACTTGGCCAAGGAAGTCGATATTCCTATCGTTGTGACTGGACTGTCATCAGATTTCGAGTATGAAGGGGCCGACCGAAAGCACCTCAGACTGCCAGGCCGCGTCGACGATCTAATCGAAGCAGTGCTTCAAGCCAATCCAAATGCT GTAATTATCACTCAATCAGGTTGTCCAATTGAGATGCCGTGGGAATCGAAAGCAGCTACCTTGGTGCACGCATGGTTCGGCGGCCAGGAGACAGGCCATGGCCTCGCAGACGTTCTCTTCGGCAAAGCCAATCCCTCCGGCCGCCTATCTCAGACGTTCCCTGTGTCCATCAAGCATACCCCCGCATACCTCTCATTCTCAAAGTCTGACTACGATATCGTGTACGGTGAGGGGGTCTTCATCGGCCACCGCTACTACGAATCAGTTGACAGAGATCCGCTCTTCTACTTCGGCCAAGGCCTGTCCTACTCAAAGTTTGAGTACTCGAAGCTTGAGGTGCCAAAGACATTTGAGCCGACGGAAGATTACAAAATGAAGGTCTTGGTTGACGTAAAAAACACGGGTCCTTACGACGGAGCGGAGGTTGTCCAGGTCTACATCCACGATCCAGAGAGTACGCTGCGGAGGCCTGTCCGAGAGCTCAAGGCGTTTTCCAAACCTTTCTTGTCTGTCAATGAGACAAAGACTGTTGAGGTCGTGCTCGATAAGTACTCACTTTCGTACTGGTCGCAGGAGAGGTCCAGGTGGATTGCTGAAGCAGGAGACTACGTTGTCATTATTGCCTCAAGCTCCAAACCGCAGGACGAGATCCTGCGGGCCACTTTTAACTTGCCCGAGACCTTTTTCTGGGAGGGCGTCTGA
- a CDS encoding methanesulfonate monooxygenase, whose product MSATSVREGGPELKGPLDFQDSPLRKASRQPLLLGLFLNLQDINFSTHPTTNTWTFDYNVALVRRAEQLGFELAFSRTQWLPKGGYDGEASLDAFVALGAMAAVTESILLISTMHVLYGPLHPLHIAKYGATVDHIAKGRWGINVVTGHRAVEHEMFGRQRIEHDQRYRMAGELFDVVNSLWNETENISYEGKVSPWRVENAWITPKPQFGRPILVNATGSPAGIEFAARYSDLIFITSPGTAHIDSALETLPAHIANIRAAVEAQGRSGVKIIINPIIVSKDTPEEAWAYAESIAEGAKIQAGTKKFGTANGAYDSDAHAWRGRKDAKENKGLNLGGNIEIIGSPEQVVEQLDALHKVGIDGVQINFYDFAPDLEYFGEKILPLLKDAGLRID is encoded by the coding sequence ATGTCTGCAACCTCAGTCCGCGAAGGCGGCCCAGAACTCAAAGGCCCCCTCGACTTTCAAGACAGCCCCCTCCGCAAAGCCTCCCGCCAACCTCTTCTACTAGGCCTCTTCCTCAACCTCCAAGACATCAACTTCTCCACCCACCCAACAACAAACACCTGGACCTTCGACTACAACGTCGCCCTCGTCCGCCGCGCCGAACAGCTCGGCTTCGAACTCGCCTTCAGCCGCACCCAGTGGCTCCCCAAAGGCGGCTACGACGGTGAGGCTTCGCTCGACGCCTTCGTCGCCCTGGGTGCCATGGCGGCCGTGACGGAATCTATTCTGCTCATCTCCACCATGCATGTCCTCTACGGGCCGCTTCATCCCTTACATATTGCCAAGTACGGCGCTACGGTGGATCACATCGCCAAGGGCCGTTGGGGTATCAATGTAGTTACGGGTCATCGGGCCGTGGAGCACGAGATGTTTGGCCGGCAGCGCATTGAGCATGATCAGCGGTACCGGATGGCTGGCGAGCTGTTTGACGTGGTGAATAGTCTCTGGAATGAGACGGAGAACATCTCGTACGAGGGCAAAGTTTCGCCGTGGCGCGTCGAGAATGCGTGGATCACGCCGAAGCCGCAGTTTGGCCGCCCGATCCTCGTCAACGCGACGGGTTCGCCCGCAGGCATCGAATTCGCCGCCCGGTACTCTGACCTAATCTTCATTACCTCGCCGGGGACGGCGCACATTGACAGCGCGCTCGAGACCCTGCCGGCCCATATTGCCAACATCAGGGCCGCTGTAGAAGCGCAGGGCCGCAGCGGAGTCAAGATCATCATCAACCCGATCATTGTATCGAAAGACACGCCTGAGGAGGCGTGGGCGTACGCGGAGAGCATCGCCGAGGGAGCCAAGATCCAGGCGGGCACCAAGAAGTTTGGAACGGCGAACGGGGCGTATGATAGTGATGCTCATGCTTGGCGGGGTAGGAAGGATGCCAAGGAGAATAAGGGGTTGAATCTGGGAGGGAATATTGAGATCATTGGGTCGCCGGAGCAAGTCGTTGAGCAGCTGGATGCGCTCCACAAGGTTGGCATTGATGGTGTCCAGATCAACTTTTATGATTTTGCACCAGATCTGGAGTACTTTGGCGAGAAGATTTTACCTCTGTTGAAGGATGCTGGTCTGCGAATAGACTGA